Proteins encoded in a region of the Roseateles sp. SL47 genome:
- a CDS encoding O-antigen ligase family protein, which produces MRWWNNGLRMWRSLMFGMDGAGFLGLVGLSVGAVGIGWASVMIGGVAGDKPVMLAVMPLVLLTAFLFIYSREAFLIVVLLIRAGANPIFEQARMAAVGGLGGLLNALVILLAALIISRDPKRIPKAAWWVWGPLLAMQAIGLVYSPEKVAAIRLYLGYLSVVALFLVSFYLVQDEFDFNKMLKIITWSSVPVALVSLAYIAMGRTAGGGDALENSGLRYGGPFPHANILAFYLVMSLGVLFYRWKSRQIGQTVFTAAVVVGYMLLLLGLLYTTKTRSAWISVLFIFAMYGLVKERRYLLYLVMMGAAGFLALPELRERVMGLTEGNEVVQYAKLNSFAWRKLLWTDALAWMSPTRYLMGYGAESFFALSPTFFSMAGPAKWGAHSAVVQTFFELGALGLGAYLWLYYSTARMIRRLFAVKPLLALIGMCLLVANFMVSSSDNMFAYLIYNWYFWFCMGCLCSLAMRLVPDGALEGRYRRTWGIRPSPQARARGEASAAAERSMSATAWLNTVPMGLTATAGNSSAITGSGSLKGPGRGGPRGPGRGPGKAGGRGTDGRPPDGPPDRPPGVPGR; this is translated from the coding sequence TTGCGTTGGTGGAACAACGGCCTGCGGATGTGGCGCAGCCTGATGTTCGGCATGGACGGCGCGGGCTTCCTGGGTCTGGTCGGCCTCAGCGTGGGCGCCGTGGGCATCGGGTGGGCCAGCGTGATGATCGGCGGCGTGGCCGGCGACAAGCCCGTGATGCTGGCGGTGATGCCGCTGGTGCTGCTCACGGCCTTCCTGTTCATCTACAGCCGCGAAGCCTTCCTGATCGTCGTGCTGCTGATCCGCGCCGGGGCCAACCCGATCTTCGAGCAGGCCCGCATGGCGGCGGTGGGCGGCCTGGGCGGGCTGCTCAATGCGCTGGTCATCCTGCTGGCGGCGCTCATCATTTCGCGGGACCCCAAGCGGATTCCCAAGGCCGCCTGGTGGGTGTGGGGGCCGTTGCTGGCCATGCAGGCCATCGGCTTGGTGTATTCGCCGGAGAAGGTCGCGGCCATCCGGCTCTACCTCGGTTACCTGTCGGTGGTGGCGCTGTTTCTGGTGAGCTTCTATCTGGTCCAGGACGAATTCGACTTCAACAAGATGCTGAAGATCATCACCTGGTCTTCGGTACCCGTGGCCCTGGTCAGCCTGGCCTACATCGCCATGGGTCGCACCGCCGGCGGCGGTGATGCGCTGGAGAACTCCGGGCTGCGTTATGGGGGGCCGTTTCCGCATGCCAACATCCTGGCCTTCTACCTGGTGATGTCGCTGGGGGTGCTGTTCTATCGCTGGAAGAGCCGGCAGATCGGCCAGACCGTGTTCACGGCCGCCGTGGTGGTGGGCTACATGCTGCTGCTGCTGGGCCTGCTCTACACCACCAAGACCCGCAGTGCCTGGATCTCGGTGCTTTTCATCTTTGCGATGTATGGGCTGGTGAAGGAGCGGCGGTATCTGCTCTATCTCGTGATGATGGGGGCGGCCGGTTTCCTGGCGCTGCCGGAGTTGCGAGAGCGGGTGATGGGCCTGACCGAAGGCAATGAGGTGGTGCAGTACGCCAAGCTCAACTCATTTGCCTGGCGCAAGCTGCTCTGGACCGATGCGCTGGCGTGGATGTCGCCCACCCGCTACCTGATGGGCTATGGGGCCGAGTCGTTTTTTGCCTTGTCTCCCACCTTCTTCTCGATGGCAGGGCCGGCCAAGTGGGGTGCCCACAGCGCGGTGGTGCAGACCTTCTTTGAACTCGGTGCGCTGGGCCTGGGGGCCTACCTGTGGCTGTACTACAGCACGGCCCGCATGATCCGCAGGCTGTTTGCGGTGAAGCCGCTGCTGGCGCTGATCGGCATGTGCCTGCTGGTGGCCAACTTCATGGTGTCCAGCTCGGACAACATGTTCGCTTATCTGATCTACAACTGGTACTTCTGGTTCTGCATGGGCTGCTTGTGTTCACTGGCCATGCGCCTGGTGCCGGATGGGGCGCTGGAAGGCCGCTATCGACGCACCTGGGGCATCCGCCCCAGCCCGCAGGCGCGAGCCCGGGGGGAGGCGTCCGCCGCAGCAGAACGGTCCATGAGTGCCACCGCCTGGCTGAACACCGTGCCCATGGGGCTCACAGCCACCGCAGGCAACTCCTCCGCCATCACCGGCTCGGGCAGCCTGAAGGGCCCTGGCCGTGGTGGCCCGCGAGGCCCCGGACGGGGGCCCGGCAAAGCGGGCGGACGAGGGACGGATGGGCGCCCGCCCGATGGCCCCCCCGATCGCCCCCCCGGAGTACCCGGTCGATGA
- a CDS encoding DUF971 domain-containing protein — MAGLDSSSPLPTDIVVHQQSKVLELAFTDGARFRIPFELMRVCSPSAEVQGHGPGQEVLQTGKRDVQIVAVQQVGHYALQPLFSDGHESGLFTWAYLYQLGRDQDQLMRDYEARLAAAGLDRDAPMPEKSGHGCSSH, encoded by the coding sequence ATGGCCGGCCTCGACTCTTCCTCCCCGCTTCCCACCGACATCGTCGTCCACCAGCAGTCCAAGGTGCTGGAGCTGGCGTTTACGGACGGTGCGCGTTTTCGTATCCCCTTCGAGCTGATGCGCGTCTGCAGCCCCTCGGCGGAAGTGCAGGGCCATGGCCCCGGCCAGGAAGTGCTGCAGACCGGCAAACGCGACGTGCAGATCGTTGCGGTGCAGCAGGTCGGTCACTACGCCTTGCAGCCGCTGTTCTCCGACGGCCATGAAAGCGGCCTGTTCACCTGGGCCTATCTCTATCAGCTGGGGCGGGACCAGGATCAACTGATGCGCGACTATGAAGCGCGCCTGGCCGCCGCCGGCCTGGACCGTGACGCGCCCATGCCCGAGAAGAGCGGCCACGGCTGCAGCAGCCACTGA
- the epsE gene encoding polysaccharide export protein EpsE, with product MSKIQTRNFLKPLAVGTLAVLLSVSALAQTGGAGRVAPASPATVQPAPVGLVSGATAEYRLGSGDAIRISVFQNPDMTLETRVSEAGTISFPLLGTVRVGGLSISEAENRIAEGLRKGNFVKQPQVSILVMKVTGNQASVLGAVNQPGRYPLELADTRLTDLLANARGVAASGGDLLVVSGQRGGKPFRMEVDLPTLFGPNGREQDIIIQNGDVLWVDRFPLVYIYGEVQKPGQIRLERGMTLLQGLAAGGGLTLRGTDRGIRVHRKGPDGKVQELKPAMDEALKDGDVIFVRESLF from the coding sequence ATGAGCAAGATCCAGACGCGCAATTTCCTGAAGCCCCTGGCCGTCGGCACCCTGGCGGTGCTGCTGTCGGTGAGCGCCCTGGCGCAGACGGGCGGCGCCGGCCGCGTGGCGCCGGCCTCACCCGCCACAGTGCAACCGGCGCCGGTGGGCCTGGTCTCGGGCGCCACGGCGGAATACCGCCTCGGTTCCGGTGATGCCATCCGCATCAGCGTCTTCCAGAACCCGGACATGACCCTGGAGACCCGGGTGTCTGAAGCCGGCACCATTTCCTTCCCGCTGCTGGGCACGGTGCGCGTGGGGGGGCTGTCCATCAGCGAAGCCGAGAACCGCATTGCCGAAGGCCTGCGCAAGGGCAACTTCGTCAAGCAGCCGCAGGTCAGCATCCTGGTGATGAAGGTCACCGGCAACCAGGCCAGCGTGCTGGGCGCGGTGAACCAGCCGGGCCGGTATCCGCTGGAACTGGCCGACACCCGCCTGACCGACCTGCTGGCCAACGCCCGCGGCGTGGCCGCCTCGGGCGGTGACCTGCTGGTGGTGTCCGGCCAGCGCGGCGGCAAGCCCTTCCGCATGGAAGTGGACCTGCCCACGCTGTTCGGCCCGAATGGCCGCGAACAGGACATCATCATCCAGAACGGCGATGTGCTGTGGGTGGACCGCTTCCCTCTGGTCTACATCTATGGTGAAGTTCAGAAACCGGGGCAGATCCGCCTGGAGCGCGGCATGACGCTGCTGCAGGGCCTGGCCGCAGGGGGCGGCTTGACGCTGCGCGGCACCGACCGTGGCATCCGTGTGCACCGCAAGGGGCCGGACGGCAAGGTGCAGGAACTGAAGCCCGCCATGGATGAAGCGCTGAAGGACGGCGACGTCATCTTCGTGCGCGAAAGCCTGTTCTGA
- a CDS encoding polysaccharide biosynthesis tyrosine autokinase has product MSDLKEPLHYASSKPVDAQTTKPSAGLHDRSIGAIIAETRNLSADQVERVLQYQRERGIRFGEAAVALGYANAEDVLEALSKQFHYPYAASERKTRSPELVALNQPFSSQAEVFRGIRSQIMMRLYREGEPRRALAVISPDTMDGKSYFTANLAVTLAQLGGRTLLVDADLRRPRQHEIFDVTNQAGLSSILSGRSEPRVIQQVEGMNSLFVLPVGAVPPNPVELLERPAFGMLMRELAGKFDHVVVDTSAALYGADASIVASRCGAALVLARQDRSRVLALQELTDSLDGINTTLLGTVMNQY; this is encoded by the coding sequence ATGTCTGACCTGAAGGAACCCCTCCACTACGCCTCCAGCAAACCCGTGGACGCCCAGACGACCAAACCCAGCGCCGGCCTGCATGACCGGTCCATCGGCGCGATCATTGCCGAAACCCGCAACCTCAGCGCCGATCAGGTGGAACGCGTGCTGCAGTACCAGCGCGAGCGCGGCATCCGCTTCGGCGAAGCTGCCGTGGCACTGGGGTATGCAAATGCGGAAGATGTGCTGGAAGCGCTGTCCAAGCAGTTCCACTATCCCTACGCCGCCAGCGAGCGCAAGACCCGCAGCCCGGAGCTGGTGGCCCTGAACCAGCCGTTTTCGTCCCAGGCGGAAGTCTTCCGCGGCATCCGCAGCCAGATCATGATGCGGCTGTACCGGGAAGGGGAGCCGCGCCGGGCGCTGGCCGTCATCAGCCCGGACACCATGGACGGCAAGAGCTACTTCACCGCCAACCTGGCCGTCACGCTGGCGCAACTGGGTGGCCGTACGCTGCTGGTGGATGCGGACCTGCGCCGCCCCCGCCAGCATGAGATTTTTGACGTCACCAACCAGGCCGGTTTGTCGTCGATCCTGTCGGGACGCAGCGAACCTCGTGTCATCCAGCAGGTCGAGGGCATGAACAGCCTGTTCGTGCTGCCGGTGGGCGCGGTGCCGCCCAACCCGGTGGAACTGCTGGAACGTCCGGCCTTCGGCATGCTGATGCGTGAGCTGGCCGGCAAGTTCGACCATGTGGTGGTGGACACCTCCGCCGCCCTGTATGGCGCGGACGCCTCCATCGTGGCATCCCGCTGCGGCGCGGCGCTGGTGCTGGCCCGTCAGGACCGCTCGCGTGTGCTGGCCCTGCAGGAACTCACCGACAGCCTGGACGGTATCAACACCACGCTGTTGGGCACCGTCATGAACCAGTACTGA
- the xrtB gene encoding exosortase B translates to MSRNVLPGDPGRLVLRFGPFWAANRLVLVLLALGLAAMYVPTIVDFMHGPWRGDRNSHGPIVMALSAWYFYFQTRRLAQQGERFEPRPAPVLGWLVLLSGAALYVLGRSQSLALLEMGSLLPVLLGVALLLLGPAIAKRYWFAFFLLLFAVPLPASIVDVITQPMKLAASWGAEQLMYHLGYPVARSGVILQIGSYQLMVADACAGLNSLFTLEALGLLYMNVVRHESVFRNFTLAVLIVPISFSSNVIRILILALLTYYFGDDVGQGFMHEFSGMALFLTALMLIVLTDSLLRVLSQRVERLRGKEAA, encoded by the coding sequence ATGTCGCGTAATGTCCTCCCCGGCGACCCGGGCCGGTTGGTGCTCCGGTTCGGGCCGTTCTGGGCTGCCAATCGCCTGGTGCTGGTGCTGCTGGCCCTGGGGCTGGCGGCCATGTATGTCCCCACCATCGTGGACTTCATGCACGGCCCCTGGCGCGGTGACCGCAACAGCCACGGGCCGATCGTGATGGCGCTGTCGGCCTGGTACTTCTACTTCCAGACCCGCCGTCTGGCGCAGCAGGGGGAGCGCTTCGAGCCGCGGCCCGCACCGGTGCTGGGCTGGCTGGTGCTGCTGAGCGGTGCGGCGCTGTATGTGCTGGGACGTTCGCAATCCCTGGCGCTGCTGGAAATGGGTTCGCTGCTGCCGGTGCTGCTGGGTGTCGCCCTGCTGCTGCTCGGGCCGGCCATTGCCAAGCGCTACTGGTTTGCGTTTTTCCTGCTGCTGTTTGCGGTGCCGCTGCCCGCGTCCATCGTGGACGTGATCACCCAGCCGATGAAGCTGGCGGCGTCCTGGGGCGCGGAACAGCTGATGTACCACCTGGGCTATCCGGTGGCGCGGTCGGGCGTGATCCTGCAGATCGGTTCTTATCAACTGATGGTGGCCGATGCCTGCGCCGGCCTGAATTCCCTGTTCACGCTGGAAGCGCTTGGCCTGCTCTACATGAATGTGGTGCGCCATGAATCGGTGTTCCGCAACTTCACGCTGGCCGTGCTGATCGTGCCGATCTCCTTTTCGTCCAACGTGATCCGCATCCTGATCCTGGCCTTGCTCACCTACTACTTCGGCGACGACGTGGGGCAGGGCTTCATGCACGAGTTCTCGGGCATGGCGCTGTTCCTGACGGCGCTGATGCTGATCGTGCTCACGGACAGCCTGCTGCGCGTGCTGTCGCAGCGGGTGGAACGCCTGCGTGGCAAGGAGGCCGCATGA
- the ubiE gene encoding bifunctional demethylmenaquinone methyltransferase/2-methoxy-6-polyprenyl-1,4-benzoquinol methylase UbiE, giving the protein MSSTHFGFETVDETQKARRVRGVFDSVASRYDVMNDLMSMGLHRAWKAYTVAVANLKAGDKVLDIAGGTGDLARAFAKKVGERGMVVHTDINEAMLRTGRERLLDEGLVLPTNLCDAEALPYKDNTFDLVSVAFGLRNMTHKDKALAEMCRVLRPGGRLLVLEFSRVAEPLRKPYDWYSFKVLPRLGQLIAGDADSYRYLAESIRMHPAQAELKALMKTAGFGHVDVHNLTGGVVALHVGIKC; this is encoded by the coding sequence ATGAGCTCCACCCACTTCGGTTTCGAGACCGTTGACGAAACCCAGAAGGCCCGCCGTGTGCGCGGCGTTTTCGATTCGGTCGCGTCGCGCTACGACGTGATGAACGACCTGATGTCCATGGGCCTGCACCGCGCCTGGAAGGCCTACACCGTGGCCGTGGCCAACCTCAAGGCTGGCGACAAGGTGCTGGACATTGCCGGTGGCACCGGTGACCTGGCCCGCGCATTCGCCAAGAAGGTGGGCGAGCGCGGCATGGTGGTGCATACCGACATCAACGAGGCGATGTTGCGCACCGGTCGCGAGCGTCTGCTGGATGAAGGTCTGGTGTTGCCCACCAACCTGTGCGACGCCGAGGCGCTGCCCTACAAGGACAACACCTTCGACCTCGTCTCGGTGGCCTTCGGCCTGCGCAACATGACCCACAAGGACAAGGCCCTGGCCGAAATGTGCCGCGTGCTGCGTCCGGGGGGCCGCCTGCTGGTGCTGGAGTTCTCGCGCGTGGCCGAGCCGCTGCGCAAGCCCTACGACTGGTATTCGTTCAAGGTGCTGCCGCGCCTGGGCCAGCTCATCGCCGGTGATGCGGACAGCTACCGCTACCTGGCCGAGTCCATTCGCATGCACCCGGCCCAGGCCGAGCTCAAGGCCCTGATGAAGACGGCAGGGTTCGGGCATGTGGACGTCCACAACCTGACCGGCGGCGTGGTCGCCTTGCATGTCGGTATCAAATGCTGA
- the epsF gene encoding chain length determinant protein EpsF, producing MTPSKLISIIRARWSLVLLVVVLTTLTALGVSLSMKPKYVAAASVLIDAKPDPISALIYPGLASPSYMNTQVDVIASDRVALRVVKDMKLADNPDVRQQWMAATNGQGTIEQWLAAGLRGNMEVKPSKESNVLEVSYKSPQADTAALLANAFVRAYVGTTLELRVDPARQYAGYFEQQSKAALDKLESAKTKLSAYEREHGILATDERMDIESSRLSELSSQLVAVQSVTAESNSRQGAAARGSDTLPDVLANPVVSSLKGELSRSEARLQELSTRYGDAHPQVIEAKASVADLRAKMATEIRRVTGAVGVTNTINRQRESDIRNALEAQRQKVMKLKEARDEAAGLIREVDSAQRAYDSIAARLTQTNLESQSTQSNVSILTEATAPLRPASPRVGLNTALAFVAGLVLAIGMALLLEMRDRKIRDADDVMALLQIPMLGVLPAPNKRPHKALPAAERRLLGHATSRGAA from the coding sequence GTGACGCCCAGCAAGTTGATTTCCATCATCCGGGCTCGTTGGTCGCTGGTGCTGTTGGTGGTGGTTCTGACCACGCTGACCGCGCTCGGCGTCAGCCTGTCGATGAAGCCGAAGTATGTGGCCGCTGCGTCGGTGCTCATCGACGCCAAGCCTGATCCGATTTCGGCGCTGATCTATCCCGGCCTGGCTTCGCCGTCCTACATGAACACCCAGGTGGACGTGATTGCCAGCGATCGTGTGGCGCTGCGGGTGGTGAAGGACATGAAGCTGGCCGACAACCCGGACGTGCGCCAGCAATGGATGGCGGCCACCAACGGGCAGGGCACCATCGAGCAGTGGCTGGCGGCCGGCCTGCGCGGCAACATGGAGGTCAAGCCCTCCAAAGAAAGCAACGTGCTGGAGGTGAGCTACAAGTCACCGCAGGCGGATACCGCTGCGCTGCTGGCCAATGCCTTTGTCCGGGCCTATGTGGGCACCACGCTGGAACTGCGTGTGGACCCGGCCCGTCAGTACGCCGGTTATTTCGAGCAGCAGTCCAAGGCCGCATTGGACAAGCTGGAGTCCGCCAAGACCAAGCTCTCCGCCTATGAGCGCGAGCACGGCATCCTGGCCACCGATGAGCGCATGGATATTGAAAGCAGCCGGCTCTCCGAGCTGTCCTCGCAGCTGGTGGCCGTGCAGTCGGTGACCGCCGAGTCCAACAGCCGCCAGGGCGCCGCCGCCCGAGGCAGCGACACGCTGCCGGACGTGCTGGCCAACCCGGTGGTGTCGTCGCTCAAGGGTGAACTGAGCCGTTCGGAAGCACGGCTGCAGGAACTCAGCACCCGATATGGGGACGCCCACCCGCAGGTGATCGAAGCCAAGGCGTCGGTGGCGGATCTGCGCGCCAAGATGGCGACGGAAATCCGCCGTGTCACCGGTGCCGTCGGTGTCACCAACACCATCAACCGCCAGCGGGAATCGGACATCCGCAACGCCCTGGAAGCCCAACGCCAGAAGGTGATGAAGCTCAAGGAAGCGCGTGACGAAGCCGCCGGCCTGATCCGTGAAGTCGACAGCGCCCAGCGCGCCTACGACAGCATCGCCGCCCGCCTGACCCAGACCAATCTGGAAAGCCAGAGCACGCAGAGCAATGTGAGCATCCTCACCGAGGCCACCGCACCTCTGCGGCCAGCCTCGCCCCGTGTTGGCCTGAACACCGCCCTGGCCTTTGTGGCCGGCCTGGTGCTGGCCATCGGCATGGCGCTGCTGCTGGAAATGCGTGACCGCAAGATCCGCGATGCCGACGACGTCATGGCCTTGCTGCAGATTCCGATGCTGGGTGTGCTGCCGGCGCCCAACAAGCGGCCCCACAAGGCACTGCCGGCGGCTGAACGCCGCCTGCTGGGCCATGCCACCAGCAGAGGAGCGGCTTGA
- a CDS encoding exosortase C-terminal domain/associated protein EpsI: MNTSSAHLPGPAARVPHLSLYSALMGLVVMVAAAACAWLATPRLQAISAAPSLDATVPKAFGDWRVVADATTQVDVSQGVETVQEQPYDQTVMRTYANSRGDQIMVALAWGERQRQDVKVHRPEVCYPAQGFAIRQIGDGPAISTSGRASPVPTTQILTEARGGGFEAVRYWIRIGNRYGGDGLQARWYILQEGFQGRIPDGVLVRVSQRLSREDAAPASQALMEAFLQEMVAAVPAGSRGLLVR; the protein is encoded by the coding sequence ATGAACACGTCCAGCGCTCATCTGCCCGGTCCGGCCGCGCGCGTGCCGCATCTGTCGCTGTACTCGGCCCTCATGGGCCTGGTGGTGATGGTGGCGGCTGCCGCCTGCGCCTGGCTGGCCACGCCCCGTCTGCAGGCCATCAGTGCCGCTCCCAGCCTGGACGCCACCGTGCCCAAGGCCTTTGGCGACTGGCGTGTGGTGGCGGACGCCACCACCCAGGTGGATGTGTCGCAGGGTGTGGAGACGGTGCAGGAGCAGCCTTATGACCAGACGGTCATGCGCACCTATGCCAACAGCCGTGGCGACCAGATCATGGTGGCCCTGGCCTGGGGCGAACGCCAGCGCCAGGATGTGAAGGTGCACCGGCCGGAGGTCTGTTACCCCGCCCAGGGGTTTGCCATCCGCCAGATTGGCGACGGCCCTGCCATCAGCACCAGCGGCCGCGCGTCGCCGGTGCCCACGACACAGATCCTCACCGAGGCCCGGGGCGGCGGTTTCGAGGCGGTTCGTTACTGGATCCGCATCGGCAACAGGTATGGTGGCGATGGTCTGCAGGCCCGCTGGTACATCCTCCAGGAAGGCTTCCAAGGCCGCATTCCGGATGGTGTGCTGGTGCGTGTGTCGCAGCGCCTGTCGCGCGAGGATGCGGCACCGGCCTCGCAGGCCTTGATGGAAGCCTTCCTGCAGGAGATGGTGGCGGCGGTGCCGGCAGGCTCGCGCGGCCTGCTGGTGCGCTGA
- a CDS encoding EpsD family peptidyl-prolyl cis-trans isomerase: protein MNLKRKRFNCNGFRMAGLTAATVVAIGLAACGGGSGAKASQTAAKVNKEEITVHQINYVLQRQPNLKKEQVEPASRQILERLIDQELLVQKAQDLKLDRDPRVVQQIETAKREIIARAYAERIGEKAAKPTDADISKYFNENPALFTERRVYNVQELNIEVKPEQVADVRARLEEAKTLTDFVEYLKSSDIKFVGTQSVRAAEQVAANSLRVLSQMKDGQHFAAPTPNGLMVIYLAGSRLQPVTLEQARPAIESFLLGQRRMELISRDVKTMRENAKIEYVGKFAEAAASSPTPTPALTPDPVTEPASSATGLDHNSISKGLGIK from the coding sequence ATGAACTTGAAGAGAAAGCGGTTCAACTGCAACGGATTTCGGATGGCGGGCCTGACGGCCGCCACCGTGGTGGCGATCGGGCTCGCCGCCTGTGGCGGCGGCAGTGGCGCAAAGGCATCGCAGACCGCTGCGAAGGTGAACAAGGAAGAGATTACCGTTCATCAGATCAACTATGTTCTGCAGCGTCAGCCCAATCTGAAGAAGGAGCAGGTGGAGCCGGCTTCGCGCCAGATTCTGGAGCGTCTGATTGATCAGGAATTGCTGGTGCAAAAGGCCCAGGACCTGAAGCTCGATCGGGACCCCCGCGTGGTGCAACAGATCGAAACCGCCAAGCGCGAAATCATCGCGCGGGCCTATGCTGAACGCATCGGTGAAAAGGCGGCCAAGCCGACCGATGCGGACATCAGCAAATACTTCAATGAGAACCCGGCACTCTTTACCGAACGCCGTGTCTACAACGTCCAGGAACTGAACATCGAGGTCAAGCCGGAGCAGGTGGCGGATGTCCGCGCCCGTCTGGAAGAGGCCAAGACCCTGACCGACTTTGTGGAGTACCTCAAGAGCAGCGACATCAAGTTCGTGGGCACGCAATCGGTGCGTGCCGCCGAACAGGTGGCGGCCAACAGCCTGCGGGTGCTGTCCCAGATGAAGGATGGCCAGCACTTCGCGGCCCCCACGCCCAACGGGTTGATGGTGATCTATCTGGCGGGGTCGCGTCTGCAACCGGTCACGCTGGAGCAGGCGCGTCCGGCCATCGAGAGCTTCCTGCTGGGCCAGCGCCGCATGGAGCTGATTTCGCGCGATGTGAAGACCATGCGCGAGAACGCCAAGATTGAATACGTGGGCAAGTTCGCCGAAGCCGCCGCTTCGTCGCCGACGCCCACGCCGGCGCTGACGCCAGACCCCGTCACCGAGCCGGCCTCCAGCGCCACGGGCTTGGACCACAACAGCATTTCGAAGGGCTTGGGTATCAAATGA
- a CDS encoding acyltransferase family protein: MSAPDASATGSHTPSERSPVLDGVRAVSILAVLWTHLMPFRVAGVPLNESLGLFGMALFFILSGYLITGQLLKRPPVTNFLARRLLRVVPAAWIALTVVWWFRPVDLDTALSYLFFYANLPPQRLVPPIDHFWSLCVEVQFYMLAGLMLWLRVRAIWWLFPVLLLTFTGLRISHEITASSVTWFRADDLLAGACLALLVHSRFWPMARDLLARRGVVPSLLLLLLAGSFIGHEVHNPLTYLRPYAAAAFVGSLLAQPRHRLSMALGAPVFAYIASISYALYVWHLPLAATWLGSGDDLWTKYLKRPLLLLVVFGIAHVSTFQVERRFNELAKRVGAGRGRRLKEV; this comes from the coding sequence ATGAGCGCGCCCGACGCGTCGGCTACCGGCTCCCACACGCCTTCGGAGCGTTCACCGGTCCTCGATGGAGTGCGCGCGGTCAGCATCCTGGCGGTGCTGTGGACGCACCTGATGCCGTTCCGGGTGGCGGGCGTGCCGCTGAATGAATCGCTGGGCCTGTTCGGCATGGCCCTGTTTTTCATCCTGTCCGGCTACCTCATCACCGGGCAGTTGCTGAAGCGGCCTCCCGTCACCAACTTCCTGGCCCGTCGCCTGCTGCGGGTCGTGCCGGCCGCCTGGATCGCCTTGACGGTGGTGTGGTGGTTCCGCCCGGTGGACCTGGACACCGCGCTCAGCTATTTGTTCTTCTATGCCAACCTGCCGCCGCAGCGTTTGGTGCCGCCGATCGACCATTTCTGGAGCCTGTGTGTCGAAGTGCAGTTCTACATGCTGGCCGGGCTGATGCTGTGGCTGCGGGTGCGCGCCATCTGGTGGCTGTTCCCGGTGCTGCTGCTGACCTTCACCGGCCTGCGTATCTCCCACGAGATCACTGCCTCCAGCGTGACCTGGTTCCGCGCCGACGACCTGCTGGCCGGTGCCTGCCTCGCGCTGCTGGTGCATTCGCGCTTTTGGCCGATGGCGCGGGACCTGCTGGCCCGCCGGGGCGTGGTGCCTTCGTTGCTACTGTTACTCCTTGCAGGTAGCTTCATTGGCCATGAGGTGCACAATCCTCTCACCTACCTGCGTCCTTATGCAGCGGCTGCATTTGTGGGTTCGCTTTTGGCGCAACCGCGGCATCGGCTTTCCATGGCTTTGGGAGCACCCGTATTTGCCTATATTGCTTCAATTTCCTATGCACTTTATGTGTGGCACTTGCCCCTGGCGGCCACCTGGCTGGGAAGCGGCGATGACCTCTGGACCAAGTATCTGAAGCGGCCGCTGTTGTTGCTGGTGGTCTTCGGTATTGCGCACGTCTCCACCTTCCAGGTGGAGCGGCGTTTCAACGAGCTGGCCAAGCGTGTCGGGGCAGGGCGCGGTCGGCGGTTGAAGGAGGTCTGA